The nucleotide window CAACTGCAGAACAATGAAAATGGTTATCAAAAGTAAGCAGAGGAGTTGTTACAGAGCAGTTGTTTAATCTCATCTTTATTCCAGGGCATACGTGAAATTTATGGAACATTTATGGAAGCTGGCCCAAAgtctttccttttaaatgccTGTTTCTCTGATTTCTACAGGGAATGAATAGGAAAACACACTCACAATGTGGCAGTTGATAGAATCACAggaaggtttgggttggaagggagttTAAttatccagttccacccctgccatggactgggacatcttccactatcccaggttgctccaagctggccttggacacttccagggatggagcagccacagcttttctgggaacTGAGAATGCCCAGCTCATGCAGCTCCAATaaccaagcagcagctgcagaactcAACACTTTCCTTTGCTCCAGGGAGCTGGTTGGCACTGATGCCTTGGAAAATGAGTTTGTATAGTGGTTCCATGGGATATCCCAGCTGTAATCCCGACTTCCCTGTCATTCCAGGTCTCCTCCAACCCCCCTGGAGCTGAAGATGGACGTGAAGAGGGTGAAGGACTACCTCTACTGGCTGTACTACCAGTACCAGCTGGTGACGTGCAGCTACGtgctggagccctgggagcagtCCATGTTCCACACCATCACCGTCACCGTGGTGGCCATGGTGGTGTACACAGCCTACGTCTTCGTGCCCATCCACGTCCGCCTGGCCTTGGAATTCTTCTCCCAGATTTTCGGGGCCCAGCCCGAGAGCACCGTGGTGAACTGAGCCGGCCGCAGCAGGGCCCAGCAGCTCTTGCAGCTTTGTGAAATTGTGTTCATGCTGAAGTTTGGCACTTAGGAAAACCCTGCTTGCTTCACCAccagggctggagagcagagcgGGGCGCTGAGCACAGCCCCTCTTCCATAAACACTCTGGGAATGGGACACACTGCCTGGAATGGCACAGGATGCAAGCAGCTCCCGCTTCCAGCAGCCTCATTGAACCACTCTGGCAGAGACTGTTCTGGGGGCTCATCACACACCACGTTCTATCGACACGGTCCAGTGGCCATGTTAGGGGATATTAAAAAATGAGGATATCCAGCAGGATTTGAGTGTTCATATCTGGCTGGTTACTGACTTCCAGGCTTTAATGGATGGGAGAGGAAACTGGAACAGAAAGCAACAGGAGGATGAACTTCAGTCCAGCTTTTTTCATGCCTAAGTTTCTGCATCTGAGTTCAGATggtctaaaatattttctttttgaaaaaaatgctcCACCTCATCTTGCAGTTCAGTGAAGATGACAGGAAgaagcagccctgctctgtctcagtgccctcctgcctgctctgctgaaaATCAAGTTCTTTTCTTGCTGCTCCCACTCACCACGGCAGCAAAGTCAGCACCGGGGGAAGAAGATCCAGAGTGGAAATAGTATTTTAATACCTGGAGGGAAGGCTGAGTGCTTCAAGAGATCTCCtttacaaagaagaaattagaTTTATTACCATTGCCTGTGGGGAGGTTTTGGAACAATGGgaggtttgtttggttttcactTTACACCTAAATCAAACGTGGATGCCAAATCATAAATTACAGCTGCACACTGCACGTCTTTACCAGCTGATGCTCCTGTTAGTAGAAGTGAGAGGTGCAAAATGTAAATAGCTTTCAAATGATGTTTGCACAGTTCTAgattttcccaaaaaaaaaaaacctcttaacTTCTTTCTCAAGCTGCAGTGGGCTCCTGCATGCTTCAAAGCACAAGTTTGTTTGGAAACGAAGACATGTGATGAAGGTTGCACAGATCTGAACATGTGTATGCagttttttcagcaaaaaaataaagttttattctTCAGAAATGACCTCTGGCTCCATGACTCAGCTCTCTTGTGCTTTCCAGTCATTCATAAATATTCTGGATGTGTGTGGGCCACGCTGGCACTGTGGCAGATGGATTATATTGTGGTGAATGTTTCAGGGTGAGGTTTAAGCATCCTTTAAATGGACCCAGGGGTGAACAGAGCCGTTCATCCTCACTGGTGCTCCAGCCCAAGGCCTCTCCCATTtctggagggagaaaaaagcctCTGATCTGCCTCAAATTAAGGCATTAACAAATAAATACCTGCGTGTGCTGGGGGCTCAGCTGAGAGGTTTAGGCTCCAACAGGAGCTGTCCTGACAGTTTATCAGAGTGGGGAACCTGCAAATATGAGGTGCCAAGCTGTAATCACGCTTTGAGTCACAAACAGGGCATCGCAGGAGATGAAAAATGGTTAAACCTGTGACAAATCCTCTGAAAAGGGTCCGTAAAATAGACCAAAAGGTACAATCCCAACGCTGGAGGTGAAAAACTATTTACTCGGCCAGCTGGTATAAATTCTATCTCCAAAGATTCTGCTCATCTAGACAGTATGATGGTGTGAATGCCAGGGCACTTCCTCATCAGTCCtgtttccattatttttaaattccttaaaAAGTTGGTTTCTTCCCCATGACATCAAACACAACTTTTGGAGTTCAAGGGGAAGCAGGCTTTTACAGGAATGCAAAGGTTGGAGCTCCTATCTCCAGGAGCACACACCCGATGGAATATTGCTctttaaacatttcatttgGCAAACAGAGCACGGGGAGGGCTTTGTTCAGGATTTCCATTGCCCTCCCATGGTGGGATCCATGCAAAGCACTTCTCTTCCTTATTGCACCTGTTCACTGTGTTAGGCTTTGGGAGGTGCAGGAAGgggcagaaacagcagcaggtgcttttggggggggtccctgcAGCCTTAATTGGGTGGAAACTAATTTTTTGTGTGAATTCTTCAGCTTCTTGActaaattttaaaggttttagGCAAGAGGTATTTActaggaaggaaagaaacagctgcAAACAATCTCTGCTAAAAACCTTTTGAGATTTCCCCAGCCCTTTTCACTTCTCCTTGCTACCAGAAAAACTGGAATAACTCTCCCTACTTGATATTCCAAATCAGTGGGTTCCAGCAGGAGACTTCAGAGGATTTTTGGCACTCAGCAGGgaacagaagcatttttttccccaactaaAAGAGAGAGGAGGTGAGATAACACTTTCGACAGCTTGAGACCACAGCACAGCTTAGGAAACTTCCAGCTCTGAATTCCTTTTCCCTGGGGACAAAACCATTCCTGGACAAAGGGAAGAGGTTTCCATGGGGTCACAGCTGCACACTAAGGTGGGAGGGTGGAATTTTGGAGCTCCCAGTAACACCAGTATGCCCAGCACGTGGGTGACAGCTCTGTTGTGAAGGATATGATGTCAGGCTCTTTATAAAACACTCTTTTCTCCTGCTTCATTATTGCTCCATGTTAATTGTAGTTAATTGCTCCACTGTGCTAATTGTGGCgcaggc belongs to Corvus moneduloides isolate bCorMon1 chromosome 10, bCorMon1.pri, whole genome shotgun sequence and includes:
- the SPTSSB gene encoding serine palmitoyltransferase small subunit B yields the protein MDVKRVKDYLYWLYYQYQLVTCSYVLEPWEQSMFHTITVTVVAMVVYTAYVFVPIHVRLALEFFSQIFGAQPESTVVN